The Mercenaria mercenaria strain notata chromosome 8, MADL_Memer_1, whole genome shotgun sequence genome has a segment encoding these proteins:
- the LOC128558912 gene encoding uncharacterized protein LOC128558912: protein MSVVTCRTNCNYSFETNESDMTDYSWIEEEFGGYPVIYPITIYHLYSVILFGRICHIVWYVIGYIGNFISLKIWTLARMKRLNSSALYLAGITICDIMYQVLHAFFYLKYFWGYPSIGYTGLCQIWNVLNIIPQYASQLLVLGFTMERSISIFKPFQGERFSKRQRAPKTIACIIVVVILVALPQAYFWKVNESGFCEIGSGNELLEIYTIWSFVSESIIFFLVPAVTLILNIFVLRETYKVVSRHRRLNTDTNGPSRIHKSNTYRPATKTLLCISFFRILTQLPVSVTYTIQNLDKFNFGQLMPLEEMRNDSQWRTFLSYWEGRIFIETIGASHHALSVFIFCASTKQFRNEISKLYSSLKCCVKRYSRRRQNGHERSGSLDLMYMSSYYKTTDMSFTNNSPEH from the coding sequence ATGTCGGTGGTAACATGCAGAACCAACTGTAACTACTCTTTCGAGACAAACGAGTCTGACATGACAGACTACTCCTGGATAGAAGAAGAGTTCGGTGGTTACCCAGTCATTTACCCTATTacaatttatcatttatattctGTGATACTTTTTGGAAGAATTTGCCATATTGTATGGTACGTTATTGGATACATTGGAAATtttatatctttgaaaatatggaCATTAGCAAGAATGAAGCGTTTGAATTCGTCAGCACTCTATCTTGCTGGAATCACTATTTGTGATATCATGTATCAAGTATTACATGCGTTCTTCTACCTAAAGTACTTCTGGGGATATCCTTCTATTGGATATACAGGATTATGTCAGATTTGGAATGTCCTCAACATTATTCCACAGTATGCTAGTCAGTTACTTGTGCTTGGTTTCACAATGGAACGATCTATCTCAATATTTAAACCATTCCAGGGTGAACGATTTAGCAAACGCCAGCGAGCACCCAAAACCATTGCTTGTATTATTGTGGTTGTCATTTTAGTGGCACTACCACAGGCATACTTCTGGAAAGTTAATGAAAGCGGATTTTGTGAAATAGGAAGCGGGAATGAACTTCTAGAGATATATACCATATGGTCCTTTGTGTCTGAAAgcattatattttttcttgtgcCAGCTGTCACACTAATACTTAACATATTTGTGCTTCGGGAAACGTACAAGGTTGTAAGCAGGCATAGACGTCTTAACACGGATACCAACGGGCCATCGAGAATACACAAATCTAATACCTATAGGCCTGCAACAAAAACACTtctatgtatttcattttttaggATTCTCACGCAGCTTCCGGTATCTGTAACTTATACAATACAAAACCTCGACAAGTTCAATTTCGGGCAACTAATGCCGTTGGAAGAGATGCGAAATGACTCCCAATGGAGAACATTTCTTTCCTACTGGGAAGGCAGAATTTTCATAGAAACGATTGGCGCATCACACCATGCGCTAagtgtatttatattttgtgcaTCTACAAAACAGTTCAGAAACGAAATAAGTAAACTGTATAGCTCGTTAAAGTGTTGCGTTAAGAGATATTCTCGACGAAGACAAAATGGGCACGAAAGAAGCGGTTCCTTAGATCTAATGTACATGTCAAGTTATTATAAAACAACAGATATGTCGTTTACTAACAACTCACCAGAACACTGA